A region of the Silene latifolia isolate original U9 population chromosome 9, ASM4854445v1, whole genome shotgun sequence genome:
TACCTGATCTATATTTTTGTGTTCCAGTAAGGTGAAGTAGTGTATCTAAGCTATAATTTAGTGCATCTGGGAGGTGTAATAATGTATCTGAGTTATAATTTGGTGTATATTTAAGACGAACTCGTGTATATGACCTATGTTTTGGTGTATCTACGAGGTGAGTTAGTGAAGAGAACTGATGTACCTGAGCTATATTTTTGTGTTCCTATTAGGTGAAATAGTGTATATGAACTATAACTTAGAGAATTTGGGAGGTGTAATCATTTTTTTGAGCTATATTTTTGTCTTAATCAGTTCTTGCTTTAGCTCTTGCTTTCTATGTCCATGTGTGGTCATATATATTTTATCGCACGAGGCTTGAATTTACACAACTTATCTGTCTATTTACTTATTTTATAGATAAGTCGCTGAATCCAGTGTAATAGGTATAAAATATGAAGCTAGCTGACCATTAGTGAACAATATTAACTTCACAATGTATCTAAGATATTGCAGTGGCATAAGAGCCCAACCATATGAGACGGATGCGTACATCTGCTCCTCTCAATCCCAATGAGGAGATGACATCCACTACTTACGTAGAAGAGTGAAAATTCTTTGGTAACTTAAATATGCTATTATTTATAGCATTCGAATGATGTATAGTTGCTATTTTTTTAGTTACCCAACTTATTTGCTTCTTGCCTTCTCATTTGATTTGAGTGGCATGCACTTTCCCAAAATTATTTCCTGTTAGTTGACGCTTTCATTGTTAGTTTATCGTCGATGTTTATTAAGAATGGTTTTGATGGGATACTTGTTGTCTTAGCAAAGAGGAAGGTGGTTTAGGTCTGAAACATGCAAAGAATTGGAACATGGCTCTGTTGGGTAAATATACTTGGTGGCTTGCTAAAAAAAAGGATCATCTTTGGGTCAGGTGGGTTTCTCACGTTTATATGAAAGACTGTGAGTGGTCTAGTTACAGTCCCCCTGCTGATTGTAGCTGGACATGGAAGAAGATCACACATATAATGAAAAAATTTCAGCAAGCTTACACCAATAACCAGTGGCTTAACACTTCTACTGAGTATACTGTGAAAGCAGGATATTCATGGCTTTGTGGCAACCAGCCTAAGGTAAGATGGAGATTCATCTGTTGGAATACTTTAAATATTCCTAAATCCTCTTTTATCTGCTGGGGGATAATGCATCAACGGTTGCTTACTAAGGATCGTTTGTTGAGAATGGGTATCATTGTGGATGGTGGATGTGAAATTTGTGCAGCGGCTAATGAGGATCACAAGCACCTGTTCTATGAATGTCATTACACTCGACAGTGTCTGGGTATTTTTCAACAGAAAATGCAAGTCCATATGGACTTGAATGATATGATCACCTGGTTCTCCAAGTGTAGAGGCATTACTAAGTTTCAAAAGAGGTTTGTAGGGGCATGTTATGTGGCTCTTTTATACTCTATTTGGCTTGTCAGAAATGATGCAAGGATAAATGGGCTGGTAAAAAGACCAAGTTTTGTCATACAGAAGGTTATAGAGGATGTGCTTCACCGTTTTCAGAGATTGAATACTAGCAATCTGCAGTCACGGGAGAGGGCCTGGCTGCAACAAATTTCCTGAGAATAGTTTTTTTGGTTCGTTTTACTCAGTTTTGGTTTGATGTAATTAGCATATATGGTGAGTTGTACACACTTTGATTTTTTGATAGTAATATACTTAACtttcccccaaaaaaaaaaaaaaaaaaaaaaaaaaaaaaaaaaaaaaaaaaaattactgaaattaattgatgaaacaagaattaaattaacaagcaaaaataagaaaaagaagaattgcataaaaggcttactaattgaatatcaagaacaaagcattcgaatcaaaggtttctgtctcaagctagatctaaaaactaagttttttccagaatgaaaagcataacctaaaagttgctgcgttctactgataaaaagatactgaaagttaattacaagttgggcttttaaaagtctaacacggaaaatTAAACGTCACTTTCGAAATCGTCGATCGATCGTCAAGACGGCGATCGATCAACATGCGAACATGCGAGCGATAACCTGCGAGCtccggtggtcgatcgatcgaaaggCGTAGTCGATCGACCCAAATGCTTTGTCAAATGGCTCCTTGTTGCTTCCAAacaactcttcactccttgcacgcatcTCAAGGTGAGTGAAATGAACTCTCCTTCCTCTTGGcttccttgaacttgcttccggaggacgaacttggcttgatttagcctacttccacgcattcctacaataaatcatagaaaatgcaaagtaaaccgtttcgggagaaatagtagccttaagctatcaattatgcatggaaatacgtgccaaaaccgcagataaagtgtgtagaatatgcacgtatcatagagtacaacccaggtaacaacattttggcataaTCTTTATCTATGTGGTAGTTGActgaagttgctagatatagtgccaaagttacattgtctgaacatagaagttatacaattgttcacTGAACTGCAGTTATCTGCTGTATAAATCTGacaacattttgaataacttaagttttctgaatgtataactcttgttattatatgtataactctacttgcagaatgtataactcttgttgccatatgtataactctactttcagaataacattagaagttattcaatttttcactgaactgcagttatttgtagtataactctgattacattttgaataactttagcttttagaatgtataactcttgttattatatgtatatctctacttgcagaatgtataactcttgttgccatatgtataactctactttgataatgtttaactcttattattatatgtataagactactaacGGCATAATTTAATTTGATTACAGGGACACTGGCTACACGGTGCagctgtatgatgtttgaaaggatgggatttctgtgccgacatatagtatggattttgtcggctaacggcaaGAAGACAATTCTCGATGATTATgtttctacaagatggagaaaagatgcatttcaattcagattatcagaatgtgatggtgaacaaacggattcaaatagtagcgctgatggaaaagaagttgagatggtgaagttgtggtcagaagttcatgcaaccattggtttacttcgtggcacgagtgtgactgaagttgtgaacttaagctccttaattagagagttcaaggagaaacttttaccgtacaagaaagATTTAACTAAGCAGCAGGAATTCGAGCAAATCCTTGGTTGCCCCGCcagtgacgaggtaacaatacttccaccaaaacaatccaaaaacaaaggcagcggtaaaagaatggtgtcagctaaggctaaagccattgccttagcttgtaagccaaagcgcatgtgtaataactgtaaacaaatggcacaccacgataaacggaactgCCCTAACTCATTTTCTGAGCATCCGCCGTCTTCACCAGCATctgaaggagtagaagaagaagaagaagaagaagaagaagaagaagaagaagaagaagaagaagaagaagaagaatagagaaacttaacatgatgtagtagtaggcagtagaaaaatacctccgtctcaacaaattatttacaatctttttttctttaaaaggtaaaaaattaggtgagacggaaggggtattcagtagctagcttttgtctattttgaatggggattgcaccttccagattgtataacttcagtaatatgaGTGTGAAATTTCAAGGTAATGTTGTATAACTCTAATTTGGATGACTTTTGTTCATGGCAAAAAATCCAATATTTAAAAGTTTGATAAAgaacgaattataacttcagtgggtttaagtaaaactcttacccatatatggataactgtacttcacagagtgtataactcttgtacacaatttgtataactcttgttattttttgtaaaactcataactgtctaataaatgtttcctttttcataactgcagtcatgtgttgtataactcttgtacacgatttgtataactcttgtacacgatttgtataactcttgatattttttgtataactaatagctgtctaataaattttgccttttttcataactgcagtcatgtgttgtataactcctttacaaaatttgtataactttacttcacagagtgtataactctaattcttatctgtaaaacttggattttaattatgactgaccaagatgatataataacaatctattccaaaaagttgtctaagttgttaaggagtttcttgacagcatactagagttgcaaaaaCAGAGAATacaaaatcaaaggaaatacattctattttttccCAGGTTTTTTATCTGCTTTCCGCGCTGCTTTTCGTCTGGCTTCTACTTGTTTCAGGATCTGGTCTTTCTCGCCAATGAAACCGTTGACCTTGGTCAGAACTCCTTGCccg
Encoded here:
- the LOC141601197 gene encoding uncharacterized protein LOC141601197, which produces MPQEDSEFDNNNVVDHTFSFQRGTLATRCSCMMFERMGFLCRHIVWILSANGKKTILDDYVSTRWRKDAFQFRLSECDGEQTDSNSSADGKEVEMVKLWSEVHATIGLLRGTSVTEVVNLSSLIREFKEKLLPYKKDLTKQQEFEQILGCPASDEVTILPPKQSKNKGSGKRMVSAKAKAIALACKPKRMCNNCKQMAHHDKRNCPNSFSEHPPSSPASEGVEEEEEEEEEEEEEEEEEEEEE